From Vigna unguiculata cultivar IT97K-499-35 chromosome 5, ASM411807v1, whole genome shotgun sequence, the proteins below share one genomic window:
- the LOC114186094 gene encoding uncharacterized protein LOC114186094: MLLRTCTVPTPTSWLHHSKDSSSERHNAEKKICMSREWKNQSMKMKQSGEVGEEEKQKFLKKRGTPVSVRELFSGSGLDEHEEGGLGLQTSVMGGGMGSGGGRICGGFNGSGRGSHGRDWTDAYYQNMIEANPNNALLLGNYAKFLKEVRGDYLKAGEYLERAILVNPGDANVLSLYADLIWQTEKNADRAEGYFDQAVKSAPDDCYVLASYAKFLWDVEEDEEEDKECEQKTDLGHAYPLDLFKETKDSPHGSQVFQS, encoded by the exons ATGTTACTCAGAACTTGCACCGTACCAACTCCAACCTCATGGCTGCACCATTCCAAGGACTCTTCATCTGAGAGACATAACGCTGAGAAGAAAATTTGCATGTCACGAGAGTGGAAGAACCAAAGCATGAAGATGAAACAAAGTGGAGAAgtgggagaagaagaaaagcagAAATTTttgaagaagagaggaacaccAGTTTCGGTTCGGGAACTGTTTTCGGGTTCTGGTTTGGATGAGCATGAAGAGGGTGGTTTGGGGTTGCAGACGTCGGTGATGGGCGGTGGGATGGGGAGTGGCGGTGGCAGGATCTGCGGTGGTTTTAATGGAAGTGGAAGAGGCTCACATGGTAGGGATTGGACAGATGCTTATTATCAGAACATGATTGAAGCAAACCCCAATAATGCTCTTTTGCTTGGAAATTATGCTAAGTTTTTGAAGGAG GTTCGTGGAGATTATCTTAAAGCAGGGGAATATCTTGAAAGAGCCATTTTGGTTAATCCTGGTGATGCTAATGTTTTGTCCCTCTATGCTGATTTGATATGGCAAACAGAGAAGAATGCTGATCGAGCTGAGGGCTATTTTGATCAAGCTGTTAAAAGTGCACCAGATGATTG CTATGTTCTGGCTTCTTATGCAAAATTTCTCTGGGAtgttgaagaagatgaagaagaagacaaagaaTGTGAACAAAAGACTGATCTGGGCCATGCATATCCACTTGATCTGTTTAAAGAAACCAAAGATAGCCCTCATGGTAGTCAAGTTTTTCAATCCTAA
- the LOC114185290 gene encoding uncharacterized protein LOC114185290 isoform X2, which yields MDNSAVHSQGSISSASITNPPADSHGSSCNPTEFVNHGLILWNQTRQSWIGNKRCENRTEQSREPKVSWNATYESLLGGNKPFPQHIPLAEMVDFLVDIWEQEGLYD from the exons ATGGACAACAGTGCGGTTCACTCACAGGGAAGCATTTCATCAGCCAGTATAACCAATCCACCTGCAGATTCTCATGGATCTTCATGCAACCCTACTGAATTTGTCAATCATG GTCTTATCCTTTGGAATCAGACTCGGCAAAGTTGGATCGGAAATAAAAGGTGTGAGAACAGAACCGAACAGTCACGAGAACCAAAAGTGAG TTGGAATGCAACATATGAAAGTTTATTGGGTGGCAACAAGCCATTCCCTCAGCATATTCCCCTTGCG GAAATGGTAGATTTTCTTGTGGACATATGGGAACAAGAGGGTCTGTATGACTAA
- the LOC114185290 gene encoding uncharacterized protein LOC114185290 isoform X1, whose translation MHMGGCLGSFKKSPLIANADVPPKGLKKRGKEAKKASTSEDFWITSTHDMDNSAVHSQGSISSASITNPPADSHGSSCNPTEFVNHGLILWNQTRQSWIGNKRCENRTEQSREPKVSWNATYESLLGGNKPFPQHIPLAEMVDFLVDIWEQEGLYD comes from the exons ATGCATATGGG TGGTTGCCTTGGATCCTTTAAAAAGTCCCCTCTAATTGCTAATGCTGATGTTCCGCCAAAAGGATTGAAGAAGCGAGGTAAGGAAGCAAAGAAAGCAAGCACATCAGAGGATTTTTGGATCACAAGCACGCATGATATGGACAACAGTGCGGTTCACTCACAGGGAAGCATTTCATCAGCCAGTATAACCAATCCACCTGCAGATTCTCATGGATCTTCATGCAACCCTACTGAATTTGTCAATCATG GTCTTATCCTTTGGAATCAGACTCGGCAAAGTTGGATCGGAAATAAAAGGTGTGAGAACAGAACCGAACAGTCACGAGAACCAAAAGTGAG TTGGAATGCAACATATGAAAGTTTATTGGGTGGCAACAAGCCATTCCCTCAGCATATTCCCCTTGCG GAAATGGTAGATTTTCTTGTGGACATATGGGAACAAGAGGGTCTGTATGACTAA
- the LOC114184801 gene encoding EPIDERMAL PATTERNING FACTOR-like protein 8 — MAPQSRNRFKVALILAFFFFLILLLPESVRGDRRRNSLEEKRVMIGSKPPACRNKCMKCKPCTATVVVPNHKSQDDSYYLLSWKCRCGDKFFQP, encoded by the exons ATGGCACCACAAAGCAGAAACAGATTCAAAGTTGCACTCATCTTggctttcttctttttcctcaTTCTTCTACTTCCTGAATCAG TGAGAGGTGATAGAAGAAGAAATAGTTTGGAAGAAAAGAGAGTGATGATAGGGTCAAAGCCTCCAGCTTGTAGAAACAAGTGCATGAAGTGCAAGCCTTGCACAGCAACTGTGGTGGTTCCTAATCACAAGAGTCAGGATGATAGCTATTACCTTCTTTCATGGAAATGCAGATGTGGGGATAAGTTCTTTCAGCCATAG